Proteins encoded by one window of Vitis riparia cultivar Riparia Gloire de Montpellier isolate 1030 chromosome 11, EGFV_Vit.rip_1.0, whole genome shotgun sequence:
- the LOC117924593 gene encoding protein YLS3-like has protein sequence MGRSKKVMVFSFVVGLLVVGSMGTMEDDEKDCADQLTNLAACIPFVSGTAKKPTQQCCQDTQKVKSSKPKCLCVLIKESTDPSLGLPVNTTLALQMPSACNIDAKVSDCPTLLSLPPDSADAKIFKEADSSAESSTDSPPASTSTSSSSSSSSGSSSSADSKATPTSNGGGKLKSFGSGSLLMIMASIAWMFISTAN, from the exons ATGGGGAGAAGCAAGAAGGTGATGGTGTTTAGCTTTGTGGTGGGTTTGTTGGTGGTGGGATCCATGGGAACCATGGAGGACGACGAGAAGGATTGCGCGGACCAGCTCACAAACCTTGCTGCTTGCATTCCGTTTGTGAGTGGCACTGCAAAGAAGCCGACGCAGCAGTGCTGCCAAGACACCCAGAAAGTGAAGAGCAGCAAGCCTAAGTGCCTGTGCGTTCTCATCAAAGAGAGCACTGATCCCTCTCTGGGCCTCCCTGTCAACACCACTTTGGCACTTCAAATGCCTTCCGCCTGCAACATCGATGCCAAAGTCTCTGATTGCCCAA CTTTACTGAGCCTTCCACCAGATTCAGCAGACGCGAAGATCTTTAAAGAAGCAGATTCAAGTGCAGAGTCCTCCACAGATTCTCCACCAGCTTCAACTTCAACTtcatcttcctcctcctcctcctctggGTCCAGCTCAAGTGCGGACTCAAAGGCAACTCCAACGAGCAATGGTGGAGGAAAGTTGAAGTCGTTTGGGAGTGGAAGCTTGCTGATGATAATGGCTTCAATTGCATGGATGTTCATCTCAACTGCCAATTGA